In Verrucomicrobiia bacterium, the sequence GCCCAACTGACCCATGCCACCACATCTCTCGAGCCGTCGACTGCAAATGACCAATCACATAAACCATCATCGTCATCACCACCGTAAACAACATCGAAGTGGAAAACGTCGAAATCAACAACGCTACCGCTGCAACCAACAACCAACGCCCATAAATCATCCCAAACGCCACGAACAAATAAGGATCGCGCACTTCTGCTTGAATTTTCTGCAAAGTCTCGCGCGCCTCCGCTTTTTCCTCCAACGAAACCGTCTCTTGCATTTGTTGCAAAATTTGCTGTTCCAAATTCTTTTCCTGCAATTTCAAAACCGCGCCAAACACCAAAGCCATCACCACCAACGCCAACAACAACGTCAACGCCATGCCCAAAAATTTCCCCGCCAAAAATTCCCATCGCCGAACCGGTTTAGAAAGAATGGTAAACAACGTGCGATTTTCAACCTCCTGCGGCAACAATTGCGCCATTGACACCACAGCCATCAACACGCCAATGAGCGTCATCGCGCCAAAAGAAAAATCTTTCACAAACTTAAGCTGCTCATCGAAACTTAACTGACTAAAAAAATT encodes:
- a CDS encoding ABC transporter permease, translating into MITRVWLLAKVTLWEALRHRVLNVLLLFALAIIGTANFFSQLSFDEQLKFVKDFSFGAMTLIGVLMAVVSMAQLLPQEVENRTLFTILSKPVRRWEFLAGKFLGMALTLLLALVVMALVFGAVLKLQEKNLEQQILQQMQETVSLEEKAEARETLQKIQAEVRDPYLFVAFGMIYGRWLLVAAVALLISTFSTSMLFTVVMTMMVYVIGHLQSTAREMWWHGSVGLSAITKGILVVVSVFFPDFQMLSGVDNIVVGTVPSGLDLFYILSYVVLYVGVAVGAACLIFSQREW